One Coriobacteriia bacterium genomic window, CGGGCATCGTGGTTGCCGATGAGTACCATCTTGTTCTCGCACTCGATACGATCGATAAGACGGTGCGCCCGCTCGAACTCGGCGCGAAAGCCCATCTCCGTCAGATCGCCGGTAACCACGACCACGTCCGGATCGAGTTCGTTGAGCTCGTCGACCACTCGAGACGCAAGCGAGGGGATATGGTACACCGACCCGCAGTGCAGATCGGAGATGTGCGCGATTATCGTTGAATCTCCCATGGCGCCTTGTGTTCGCCTCCAAATGAGGTCGAAAGGGTCATGCAGCCGGACTTGGGATCAGGAGGTATGTTCCCCTTGTGAAGGCAAAACGGTCAACGGCCTACAGCACGCGTGCGCCGGTCCGGTCGATGCGCAGCGCAACAGGTGCTCGGCGCGTCCCCAGCTCCGCGATGCGCGACGAGGCGCGGTCTGCGACCTCCTCGGCGATTCTGTGCGCTTCCTCGTCGGTACCGGCCGCGACCAGGCCGATCACCGTCGGCCCCGAACCCGAGAGCGCGACTCCCGCGGCACCCGAGTCGCGAAGGATGTCGTGCACGGCCTGCAGGTCCGCAACCGCTGCCGCGCGATACGGCTCGTGCAGGCGGTCCGCAAGCGCCGAGCCGAGCAGCTCCGGGCGTCCGGTCGCGATCGAGGCCGCGAGCAGCCCGGCGTGGGCGACGTTGAAGGCGGCGTCGGCGTGCGAGACGGCGTCCGGCAGCATCGCGCGGGCGTCGCGCGTCGCGAGCTCGCCGCGGCCCACGATCACGACGGCCGCCAGGCCGCGCGCCGGTTCGAAGCGGGCGAAACGGTGTGCGCCCGAGTCGGTCCAGCACACCGTGAACCCGCCGACGAATGCGGCGGCAACGTTGTCGGGATGTCCCTCAAGCTCGGTCGCGATGTCGAGCAGCCGCTGCTGCCCGAGCTCCTCGCCCACGAGTTCCTGAGCCAGGAGCAACCCGCCCACCACGGCCGCCGACGACGACCCCAGCCCACTTCCGGTCGGGATGCGGTTCAGGCAGCCGATCGACGCCTTCAGGCCCGGCCGACCCACCGCCTCGAACACGAGGCGCATCGCAACAGCGATGCGGTTCTCGCTGTCTTGGCGCAGCACGCCCTTGCCCTCGCCCTCGATCTCAACGCTCCACGCATCTGCCAGTTCGGCCTCGAACCGGTTCGACAGGTCCAGCGCCAGGCCGAACGAGTCAAACCCCGGGCCGAGGTTGGCGGAAGTGGCGGGGACGAGGACGGCGGCTCCCATGGCCTAGAGTTCCTCGACCCTGATCACGGAAGCGATGTTGCTCACGATGTCGAGTGCGGTGATCTCGGCCAGCGAGGCGCGCAGATCCGCCTCAAGAGCCAGGTGCGTCACGTAGACGATCTCGGCGACGCCGTTCTCGGCACGCTTCTGGAGAACCGAGCCGATGGAGACTTCGTGGTCCCCGAACACCTTGGCGACTGCGGCGAGCACGCCGGGCTTGTCGGCGACTTCGAGGCGGACGTAGTATTCGGTCGCGATCTCGGAGATGTCGCGCACAGGCAGGTGCTCGGTACAGGTGCAACCCACGAGCGGTGCACAGCCGCTCTGGAGGCGGCGCGCTTCCTCGATGAGGTCGCCGACAACCGCCGAGGCGGCGGGAAGCGAACCGGCGCCTTCGCCGAAGAACATCGTCTCGCCCACTGCGTCGCCCACGACATAGATGGCGTTGTAGACACCGTTAACCGCGGCCAGAGGGTGATCCGAGCGGATCATGGTCGGGTGCACGCGCACGTCGATGCCCTCGGCGGTGCGCCGCGCGATGGCGAGCAGCTTGATGGTGTAACCCATCTCCTTGGCGTATGCGATGTCCTGAGGGGCCAGCGTGCGGATGCCCTCGGCCGAAACCTGACTCAGGACGACCCTGCTGTTGAATGCGATGGAGGCGAGGATCGCGATCTTGGCCGCGGCGTCCAGGCCGTCGACGTCGGCGCTGGGATCGGCCTCGGCGAAGCCTTTTGCCTGAGCCTCAGCCAGTGCCGCCTCATAGTCGAGCCCGTTTTGCGCCATGCGGGTGAGCATGTAGTTGGTGGTACCGTTGACGATCCCCATGACCGTATGGATCTCGTTTGAGGTGAGCGAGTGCTTGAGCGGCGCGATGATCGGGATGCCCCCGCCGACGGAAGCCTCGAAGAGGATCTCGACGCCGTTGGCCTCGGCGGCATGCATGACTTCCTCGCCGTGGCTCGCAAGCAGCGCCTTATTCGCGGTGACGACGCTCTTGCCGGCAGCAAGCGCGGCCAGCACGATCTCGCGGGCAACACCCGTTCCGCCGATGAGCTCGATCACGATGTCGACTTCCGGGTCGTTGATCACGTCCGTCGCATCAGTCGTGCAAGCGCCCTCAGCCAAGCCGAGACCTTCGAAACGCGCCGTGTTGCGATCCGCACAGCGAACAAGTTCGATGTCGACGCCTGCGCGACGTCCAAAATCTGCTCTGTGGCGCCGCAGGATCTCAACGACCCCCGAGCCTACGGTACCCAGTCCGATGAGGCCGACTTTGATGGTGCGCATGGAACTGCCTCCTAGAAAACGCAATGAACGTCGCAGGCCCTTCTGACCTGCGACGTTCATTGTAGCGAAGCTACAGGATCTGGGTCGCGTTGTCTCCCCCGCGACTTCAAGCAAACCTTCACTCGTACTCTAGGATGCCGTCCGCATGGGAACGAGGCGCACCTGTTCGTAGCGCGGCGGATACGCGTTGGGATTGCGGGTCACATACTCTCCGCCGAACAGTGTCGACGCGATGCGAAGGGCAAGCTGCCTGCTGTCCGCCTTGACGATATATGGACCGTACTCCTCGCCACGCTCGAAGAAGAAAACGTTGTAGGTCTCCTGACGCTCCTTCAAGCTCTCTGTTGTCCTCATGGCTCCCCACGCCTTTCATGACGCTCTGGCGGTGCGACGCGTTGTCGTACGCGCTCCAATCACGTTCGCTCTCCTTGTATCGGCGAGTCATGAAGGAGACTTGAGAGGGAAAATATGGGCAGCTGCCGTTTTCGAAAGCGCGCACGCCCGCTCCAGCGGCGAGT contains:
- the thrB gene encoding homoserine kinase; the protein is MGAAVLVPATSANLGPGFDSFGLALDLSNRFEAELADAWSVEIEGEGKGVLRQDSENRIAVAMRLVFEAVGRPGLKASIGCLNRIPTGSGLGSSSAAVVGGLLLAQELVGEELGQQRLLDIATELEGHPDNVAAAFVGGFTVCWTDSGAHRFARFEPARGLAAVVIVGRGELATRDARAMLPDAVSHADAAFNVAHAGLLAASIATGRPELLGSALADRLHEPYRAAAVADLQAVHDILRDSGAAGVALSGSGPTVIGLVAAGTDEEAHRIAEEVADRASSRIAELGTRRAPVALRIDRTGARVL
- a CDS encoding homoserine dehydrogenase, which translates into the protein MRTIKVGLIGLGTVGSGVVEILRRHRADFGRRAGVDIELVRCADRNTARFEGLGLAEGACTTDATDVINDPEVDIVIELIGGTGVAREIVLAALAAGKSVVTANKALLASHGEEVMHAAEANGVEILFEASVGGGIPIIAPLKHSLTSNEIHTVMGIVNGTTNYMLTRMAQNGLDYEAALAEAQAKGFAEADPSADVDGLDAAAKIAILASIAFNSRVVLSQVSAEGIRTLAPQDIAYAKEMGYTIKLLAIARRTAEGIDVRVHPTMIRSDHPLAAVNGVYNAIYVVGDAVGETMFFGEGAGSLPAASAVVGDLIEEARRLQSGCAPLVGCTCTEHLPVRDISEIATEYYVRLEVADKPGVLAAVAKVFGDHEVSIGSVLQKRAENGVAEIVYVTHLALEADLRASLAEITALDIVSNIASVIRVEEL